In Desulfomonile tiedjei DSM 6799, a genomic segment contains:
- a CDS encoding nitroreductase family protein, producing MTLNVNTELCKRDGFCVAVCPLGLIHMQSKDAFPSHEEREEELCIKCGHCVAICPEGALSVGDITPDRCMPIQKEKILDPEHVEHFLRFRRSIRNYSREKVPQEILSELIRVASHAPSGHNTQPVRWLVISSEEEMKHLAALVVDWMRTIIREFPDLADLMHLDRVVAAWESGRDRILRSAPHLIVAHAPESERTAQSACTIALTYLELAATGFGLGACWAGYFNAAAGMYPPLKTRLNLPEGHQSFGAMMIGYPTYSYRRLPPRNTPVIEWR from the coding sequence CGAATTATGTAAGCGCGACGGTTTTTGTGTTGCGGTGTGTCCTCTCGGACTGATCCACATGCAATCCAAAGACGCGTTTCCCTCCCATGAAGAACGAGAAGAGGAGTTGTGCATAAAATGCGGCCATTGTGTCGCAATATGCCCGGAAGGGGCCTTGTCCGTGGGAGACATCACCCCAGATCGCTGTATGCCGATTCAAAAGGAAAAAATTCTCGATCCGGAACACGTCGAACATTTTCTCCGGTTCAGGCGTTCCATTCGCAATTATTCACGAGAAAAGGTCCCCCAAGAGATTCTGTCCGAGCTTATCAGAGTGGCATCGCATGCTCCCTCGGGCCATAACACTCAGCCCGTCCGCTGGTTGGTCATCAGCAGCGAAGAAGAGATGAAGCATCTTGCAGCTCTGGTTGTCGATTGGATGCGAACCATCATCCGAGAATTCCCCGATCTTGCGGATTTGATGCATTTGGACCGAGTAGTGGCGGCATGGGAATCAGGCCGGGACCGTATCTTGCGATCTGCTCCGCATCTGATCGTCGCCCATGCCCCTGAATCCGAGCGTACTGCTCAAAGTGCGTGTACTATTGCTTTAACCTACCTTGAGCTTGCAGCCACTGGATTCGGTTTAGGTGCTTGTTGGGCGGGTTACTTCAATGCTGCAGCCGGCATGTATCCGCCTCTCAAGACAAGATTGAATTTGCCTGAAGGTCATCAATCTTTTGGCGCAATGATGATCGGTTATCCGACCTACTCGTACCGTCGTCTTCCACCCAGAAATACGCCTGTAATCGAATGGCGGTGA
- a CDS encoding Eco57I restriction-modification methylase domain-containing protein, giving the protein MSGADKYLGLLKRYLDEYASSGDLAPDEVYSRAVESLVDVLLRENPEEVLNDSEIPDELKGPIRPEDLGKLYEYWRGFRPSRTSGALVQCIKSRRNQGLFYTPERIVKFIVERTLDHLESNGSDLINVRLCDPAVGTGAFLDEALNALASRIQRNDGTCSACTEEIRTHIVRNCLFGVDLDPVAVKIARAVLYRSIGQPNSGITPNIRVGNTLIGRLDSHEKRRQGSLREIPENGTEFLNLPDAFHWPAEFPEVFSPPGNGFDAVIGNPPYEIVSVKESGIASRSLDQAFFRKTYETCSGKINTYRLMMERGLQLLREGGILGYIVPATLLADSTAEALRNMVFNRTTVLHAVVIPEKARVFSNVTQALLILITRKGGRTESLKPAFWDGIGPIPETSRVSISRKTIGDCGCRVPLVRASRELTLLEKISLFPPLGGNDRAPSRVSISQGEVNVSVHRKFITAHRTDYPLIRGEHVLPLAIEHPAPSGDRLDWVEPELAEKLMNGGAASRRTRGTPWDAQRIVVGRVVNMDSARRLKAALAPKGVFLGDMTNSIVTRCVPLDYLLGVLNSRLLNWRFKLTSTNNYISARELESLPVPMIDFTAVADPRVQEFVDAVRKDLFDREFSLMEIVEVIDAKIRLHENSAIPLLLGGAIQTIVKDLQAASPENPSEAWNVLDAFVLLLYDAQKFGDLLT; this is encoded by the coding sequence TTGTCGGGTGCTGATAAATATTTAGGATTACTAAAGCGTTATTTGGATGAATACGCATCGTCCGGGGATTTAGCGCCTGACGAGGTGTATTCTCGAGCTGTGGAGTCCCTTGTGGACGTTCTCCTGCGTGAAAATCCAGAGGAGGTTCTGAACGATTCGGAAATTCCCGATGAACTCAAAGGACCAATCCGTCCGGAAGATCTTGGAAAATTGTACGAATACTGGAGGGGATTCCGTCCGTCCCGCACATCCGGTGCATTGGTTCAGTGTATTAAGAGCAGAAGAAATCAGGGACTCTTTTACACACCGGAACGTATCGTGAAGTTTATCGTAGAGCGCACTTTGGACCACCTGGAATCCAACGGATCTGACCTGATCAACGTTCGCCTCTGCGATCCGGCTGTCGGAACCGGGGCATTCCTTGATGAAGCGCTGAATGCCCTCGCGTCGCGCATTCAACGCAATGACGGAACTTGCTCAGCTTGCACGGAAGAAATTCGAACTCATATTGTCCGGAACTGCCTCTTCGGAGTGGATCTGGACCCCGTCGCAGTGAAAATCGCACGAGCTGTTCTCTACAGGAGTATCGGACAGCCAAATTCGGGTATTACTCCTAATATTCGTGTAGGAAATACGCTCATCGGACGACTCGACTCACATGAAAAGAGACGGCAAGGTTCGCTGCGGGAGATTCCAGAGAACGGCACGGAATTCTTAAACTTGCCCGATGCTTTCCATTGGCCGGCTGAATTTCCCGAAGTGTTTTCACCGCCCGGAAACGGCTTCGATGCGGTAATTGGGAATCCGCCGTATGAAATAGTCTCGGTGAAAGAATCCGGAATCGCTTCTCGCAGTCTCGATCAAGCGTTCTTTCGCAAAACGTATGAGACGTGCTCCGGCAAAATCAACACATACAGACTCATGATGGAGCGCGGACTGCAACTGCTCAGAGAAGGCGGAATCCTTGGGTATATCGTTCCGGCAACTCTCCTGGCCGACTCAACTGCAGAAGCGCTTAGAAACATGGTCTTCAACCGAACCACGGTTCTTCATGCAGTGGTGATTCCCGAAAAAGCGCGGGTCTTCTCAAATGTCACGCAAGCGCTCCTGATTCTTATTACGCGTAAAGGAGGGCGAACAGAATCGCTCAAACCCGCTTTTTGGGATGGGATCGGCCCGATTCCGGAAACATCTCGTGTTTCCATTTCCCGCAAAACTATCGGGGATTGCGGGTGCAGAGTGCCTCTTGTCAGAGCCTCTCGAGAATTGACATTGCTGGAGAAAATTTCCTTGTTCCCTCCGCTTGGAGGAAACGATCGCGCCCCATCAAGAGTCTCCATATCCCAGGGCGAAGTGAACGTGTCGGTCCACCGGAAATTCATAACAGCGCACCGCACTGATTATCCGCTCATTCGAGGCGAACACGTTCTTCCACTGGCAATCGAGCACCCAGCCCCCAGCGGTGACCGTCTTGACTGGGTCGAGCCGGAGCTTGCGGAAAAGCTCATGAACGGCGGTGCTGCTTCGCGCAGAACCCGAGGTACACCGTGGGATGCGCAGCGGATCGTTGTCGGACGCGTGGTGAATATGGACTCAGCACGGAGATTGAAGGCCGCGTTGGCTCCAAAAGGGGTGTTTCTCGGCGACATGACCAATTCCATTGTGACCCGCTGTGTCCCGCTGGACTATCTCTTGGGGGTCCTCAACTCACGGCTTCTGAACTGGCGATTCAAGCTTACCAGCACGAACAACTATATTTCAGCACGGGAACTGGAATCGCTGCCTGTTCCCATGATCGATTTCACTGCGGTTGCCGATCCGAGAGTTCAGGAATTCGTTGACGCAGTCCGCAAAGATCTGTTTGACAGGGAATTCTCGTTGATGGAAATAGTTGAGGTCATTGATGCAAAGATTCGCTTACATGAGAATTCCGCAATCCCACTGCTGCTCGGCGGTGCCATACAAACGATAGTAAAGGACCTTCAAGCCGCTTCCCCGGAGAATCCTTCCGAAGCCTGGAATGTGCTGGATGCTTTTGTGCTCTTGCTGTACGACGCACAGAAATTTGGAGATCTACTGACGTAA
- a CDS encoding formylglycine-generating enzyme family protein — translation MRFRTISLVVISAMFLLFSSYEIQSGELTAAQPPQFDPLDCPLLPSCPGDSLVPLPPFPGSQPQPEGKGIPPSPSRNANFREGMGKYWGMLFIPGGQFDMGSLEQEGRPDERPLQKVLVKDFYVSKHQVTAREFCEFLNQVGEIAKDGSPRVKVTCPDCPVVKKGKHFEPKEGYADHPMVCVSWHAATEYAQWAGGRLPTSAEWEKAALMTCASPPQDSLVMLSREGATPVYRSQLGIQGMKGMMGNVWEWCSDWYARDFYAQSPGPNPTGPSLGRDKVIRGGSWASPECSKRIQNRHKAVPRGFYRTVGFRIVKDVDSSAK, via the coding sequence ATGCGATTTCGGACTATATCCCTCGTTGTAATATCCGCGATGTTCTTACTTTTCAGTTCGTACGAAATTCAGAGTGGAGAACTAACAGCGGCTCAGCCTCCTCAGTTCGATCCTCTTGATTGTCCTTTGCTTCCGTCATGTCCGGGGGACTCATTGGTGCCCCTTCCTCCTTTTCCAGGTTCCCAACCGCAACCTGAAGGAAAGGGGATTCCTCCGTCTCCCTCCAGGAATGCCAATTTCAGGGAAGGCATGGGTAAGTACTGGGGCATGCTGTTTATACCGGGAGGCCAATTCGACATGGGCAGTCTCGAACAGGAGGGCAGACCGGACGAGCGCCCTTTGCAGAAAGTCCTTGTGAAAGACTTTTATGTTTCCAAGCATCAGGTGACGGCAAGAGAATTCTGCGAGTTCCTGAATCAAGTGGGAGAAATTGCCAAGGACGGCTCTCCACGAGTGAAGGTCACGTGCCCGGATTGTCCTGTTGTGAAAAAGGGCAAGCATTTCGAACCAAAAGAAGGCTATGCCGATCACCCCATGGTATGCGTTTCCTGGCATGCTGCGACAGAATATGCTCAATGGGCCGGTGGCAGATTGCCTACTTCGGCCGAATGGGAGAAAGCGGCTCTTATGACCTGCGCTTCTCCTCCCCAGGATAGTCTGGTCATGCTTTCTCGAGAAGGTGCCACCCCGGTCTACCGCTCACAGCTAGGCATCCAGGGGATGAAAGGCATGATGGGTAATGTATGGGAATGGTGCTCGGATTGGTACGCACGCGACTTTTACGCTCAATCTCCCGGACCGAATCCGACGGGTCCGTCTCTTGGGCGAGATAAAGTTATACGCGGTGGCTCCTGGGCTTCTCCCGAATGCTCCAAACGCATACAAAATCGCCACAAAGCTGTGCCGCGAGGATTTTATCGGACTGTGGGATTCCGTATTGTCAAAGATGTCGATTCATCTGCAAAATAG